From Riemerella anatipestifer ATCC 11845 = DSM 15868, a single genomic window includes:
- the katG gene encoding catalase/peroxidase HPI: MENTGKCPFPHGQQEQPKSTGKCPVAHGANTEMGDSVMEWWPKALNLDILHQHDTKTNPLGEEFNYAKEFKKLDLEAVKTDLKNLMTESQDWWPADWGHYGGLMIRMAWHAAGTYRIADGRGGGNNGNQRFAPLNSWPDNANLDKARRLLWPIKKKYGNQLSWADLMILAGNMAYESMGLKTFGFAGGREDIWHPEKDIYWGSEKEWLAATENRYESDENRESLENPLAAVQMGLIYVNPEGVDGNPDPLKTARDMRTTFKRMAMNDEETVALTAGGHTVGKAHGNGNAALLGESPEGANIDEQGFGWNNPHWDGKAASVVTSGLEGAWTTHPTQWDNGFFDLLFKYEWELKKSPAGAWQWEPINIAEEDMPVDASNPSVKRNPMMTDADMALKIDPEYRKISEKFHQDPAYFSEVFARAWFKLTHRDLGPKSRYLGADVPQEDLIWQDPIPAVDYTLTDAEVKELKEKILQIGLTRTELINTAWDSARTFRGSDFRGGANGARIRLEPQRNWEGNEPERLNKVLDALTQFQSTLAKKISLADLIVLGGSAAVEQAAKEAGVEVEVPFYAGRGDATQEMTDVESFEPLEPLHDGFRNWVKKEYAVTPEEMLLDRAQLMGLTAPEMTALVGGMRVLGTNHGGTNHGVFTDKVGVLTNDFFVHLTDMNYAWKPAGSNLYNIVNRKTGITKFTATRVDLVFGSNSILRAYAEVYAQDDNKEKFVKDFVKAWTKVMNADRFDLK; this comes from the coding sequence ATGGAAAACACAGGAAAATGCCCGTTTCCACACGGACAACAAGAACAACCAAAATCAACAGGAAAATGTCCCGTAGCACACGGAGCAAATACAGAAATGGGAGACTCTGTAATGGAGTGGTGGCCAAAAGCACTTAATTTAGATATTCTACATCAGCACGATACTAAAACTAATCCTTTAGGAGAAGAATTTAATTACGCCAAAGAATTTAAAAAATTAGATTTAGAAGCCGTAAAAACCGACCTTAAAAATCTAATGACCGAAAGCCAAGATTGGTGGCCTGCAGACTGGGGACACTATGGGGGACTTATGATTCGTATGGCGTGGCACGCCGCAGGTACTTACAGAATTGCAGATGGTAGAGGTGGCGGAAACAACGGAAACCAAAGATTTGCCCCGCTTAACTCTTGGCCAGACAATGCTAATTTAGATAAAGCCCGCCGTTTACTTTGGCCTATCAAAAAGAAATACGGCAACCAACTTTCTTGGGCAGACCTTATGATTTTAGCAGGAAATATGGCTTACGAGTCTATGGGTTTAAAGACATTCGGCTTTGCAGGTGGTAGAGAGGACATTTGGCACCCAGAAAAAGACATCTATTGGGGTTCTGAAAAAGAATGGTTAGCAGCCACAGAAAACAGATACGAATCCGATGAAAACCGTGAGAGTTTAGAAAATCCGTTGGCAGCAGTACAAATGGGCTTAATCTATGTGAACCCTGAGGGGGTAGATGGCAACCCAGACCCTCTAAAAACAGCAAGAGATATGCGTACTACCTTCAAGCGTATGGCAATGAACGATGAGGAAACGGTTGCACTTACCGCTGGAGGACACACCGTAGGGAAAGCCCACGGAAACGGAAACGCGGCTCTTTTAGGTGAAAGTCCAGAAGGAGCTAATATAGATGAGCAAGGTTTCGGGTGGAACAATCCTCATTGGGACGGAAAGGCAGCTAGCGTGGTAACCAGTGGTTTAGAAGGTGCTTGGACGACCCACCCAACACAATGGGATAATGGATTCTTTGATTTACTTTTCAAATACGAATGGGAACTCAAGAAAAGCCCAGCTGGAGCGTGGCAATGGGAGCCTATCAATATCGCAGAGGAGGATATGCCTGTAGATGCATCTAACCCAAGCGTAAAAAGAAACCCAATGATGACCGATGCGGATATGGCACTTAAAATCGACCCTGAATACCGCAAGATTTCAGAAAAATTCCACCAAGACCCTGCTTATTTTTCAGAAGTATTTGCAAGGGCGTGGTTTAAATTAACACACAGAGATTTAGGACCTAAGAGTCGTTATTTAGGAGCAGATGTACCGCAAGAAGATTTAATTTGGCAAGACCCAATCCCAGCAGTAGATTACACACTTACCGATGCAGAAGTTAAAGAATTAAAAGAAAAAATCCTTCAAATAGGTTTAACTCGCACCGAGCTTATCAACACGGCGTGGGATTCTGCAAGAACTTTCAGAGGCTCCGATTTTAGAGGAGGTGCAAACGGAGCAAGAATCCGCCTTGAACCACAAAGAAACTGGGAAGGCAACGAGCCAGAGAGATTAAATAAAGTATTAGATGCTTTAACGCAATTCCAATCAACTTTAGCTAAAAAAATCAGTTTAGCAGACCTTATCGTACTAGGAGGAAGTGCTGCCGTAGAACAAGCAGCAAAAGAAGCTGGTGTTGAAGTAGAAGTTCCATTCTATGCAGGAAGAGGAGACGCTACGCAAGAAATGACCGATGTAGAATCTTTTGAACCACTAGAACCACTACATGACGGTTTCAGAAACTGGGTGAAAAAAGAATATGCCGTAACTCCAGAAGAAATGTTACTAGACCGAGCTCAACTCATGGGGCTTACCGCACCAGAAATGACAGCTTTAGTAGGTGGTATGCGTGTATTAGGAACCAACCACGGAGGTACTAATCACGGTGTGTTTACCGACAAAGTAGGCGTATTGACCAACGATTTCTTTGTACACCTTACGGATATGAATTATGCTTGGAAGCCAGCAGGAAGCAATCTTTACAACATTGTAAATAGAAAAACAGGTATTACCAAGTTTACTGCCACTCGTGTAGATTTAGTATTTGGTTCTAACTCTATTTTGAGAGCTTACGCAGAAGTTTATGCCCAAGACGACAACAAAGAAAAGTTTGTAAAAGACTTCGTAAAAGCATGGACAAAAGTAATGAACGCCGACCGCTTTGATTTGAAATAA
- a CDS encoding GNAT family N-acetyltransferase, giving the protein MLVIAIKKVKTNEVELLQQISKTTFYETFAADNTPENMQKYLDEAFSVKCLREELQDEFSEFYFARVDGVLAGYLKLNFGVSQTELKDPKAIEIERIYVLKAFQGKRVGQALYEHALQLARDRGVDYIWLGVWEQNHKAIRFYEKNGFVAFDKHLFMLGDDPQTDIMMKLKL; this is encoded by the coding sequence ATGTTGGTAATTGCAATAAAAAAAGTAAAGACTAATGAGGTTGAGCTTCTGCAACAGATAAGTAAAACTACTTTCTATGAGACTTTTGCTGCGGATAATACTCCAGAGAATATGCAAAAGTATTTAGATGAGGCTTTTTCTGTAAAGTGCCTTAGAGAGGAGTTGCAAGATGAGTTTTCGGAGTTTTATTTTGCTAGAGTTGATGGGGTGTTAGCGGGGTATCTTAAGCTTAATTTTGGTGTTTCGCAAACGGAGTTGAAAGACCCTAAAGCTATTGAGATAGAGCGTATCTATGTACTGAAAGCCTTCCAAGGCAAAAGGGTAGGGCAAGCCCTCTACGAACATGCTCTCCAACTGGCTAGAGATAGAGGGGTAGATTATATTTGGCTAGGGGTATGGGAACAGAACCATAAAGCCATTCGTTTTTATGAGAAAAATGGCTTCGTGGCGTTTGACAAGCATCTATTTATGTTGGGAGATGACCCTCAAACAGATATTATGATGAAGCTGAAATTATAA
- a CDS encoding TrmH family RNA methyltransferase, which yields MKTIIESLQNDKIKHLNRLATDNRFRKKQGVFIVEGVQENQRALTFGNEALEFYICESIFSAELPTNAKIYYITDKIYQKIAYRGTTEGIIGVYKTPQNHLDHFIPSENASVIIVESIEKPGNLGAILRSCEAFGIDALIVTDPKVDFYNPNVIRSSVGCLFGMNIFQADNQSTLAFLKKHHFKVYTTFMSEDAQLIHQKDFKTKTALIFGTEHSGISDFWKGKAENILVPMAGTIDSLNLSNAVAVSCYEILRQRL from the coding sequence ATGAAAACAATCATAGAAAGTTTACAGAACGATAAAATAAAACACCTCAACCGATTAGCCACCGATAATAGGTTTAGAAAGAAGCAGGGCGTTTTCATCGTAGAAGGTGTGCAGGAAAATCAGAGAGCCTTAACTTTTGGCAACGAAGCCCTAGAGTTTTACATCTGTGAGAGTATTTTCTCTGCAGAACTACCCACTAATGCAAAAATCTATTACATTACAGATAAGATATACCAAAAAATCGCTTATAGAGGCACTACCGAAGGGATTATCGGTGTTTACAAAACACCACAAAACCACTTAGACCATTTTATTCCGTCCGAAAATGCTTCGGTCATCATTGTAGAAAGCATAGAAAAACCAGGCAACCTTGGGGCTATACTTAGAAGCTGTGAAGCGTTTGGCATAGACGCCCTTATTGTTACCGACCCTAAGGTAGATTTTTACAACCCAAATGTCATCAGGTCTAGTGTAGGTTGTTTATTTGGTATGAATATTTTTCAAGCAGATAACCAGAGTACTTTAGCATTTTTAAAGAAACACCATTTTAAGGTTTACACCACTTTTATGAGCGAAGACGCCCAGCTAATCCATCAAAAAGATTTTAAAACCAAAACCGCTTTAATTTTCGGGACAGAACACTCTGGGATTAGTGATTTTTGGAAAGGCAAGGCAGAAAATATTCTCGTGCCTATGGCAGGGACAATAGACTCCCTCAACCTAAGTAATGCCGTAGCAGTGAGTTGTTACGAAATTTTAAGACAGCGGTTGTAG
- the rmuC gene encoding DNA recombination protein RmuC, which produces MTLYFIIIFIFGGVIGGVMVYFFGKSNTISRTTYDELNRNFIANETDLKNWISKTKDLEQSLNLEKEHYKAKTTENESLKDSLSKTSATLETAHSQVEELKTQLQTQTLNLTQLQEKNQHYYAKISELSAKNETLEQSLVNQKKEIQELQEATKLQFENIANKILEEKTEKFTSLNKENLGHILKPFQEKITELKNTVHETYDKEAKERFSLGAKVKELAELNQQISEDAKKLTRALKGEAKTQGRWGEMILESILEKSGLVKNREYFLEHELKNEDNKALYSEFSGKKMRPDAVVKYPDQRTVIIDSKVSLTAFTDLIDETDADLYDINLNKHLSSVKNHIVELSHKAYDDYGKSLDFVMMFIPSEPAYIAAMQADPNLWSFAYDRRILLLNPSNLITSLKLIADLWKREYQNQNAMAIAERGAKLYDKFVGFVENLEKVGKNIDNAKSAYNDAFGQLTSGRDNLVKQTEKLKELGVKTKKTLAQGLIDDSEKD; this is translated from the coding sequence ATGACTTTATACTTTATCATCATTTTTATTTTTGGAGGAGTGATAGGTGGGGTTATGGTTTACTTTTTTGGTAAATCAAACACCATTTCTAGAACAACCTATGACGAGCTTAACCGTAATTTTATAGCTAATGAAACCGACCTTAAAAATTGGATTTCAAAAACTAAAGATTTAGAGCAAAGTCTGAATTTGGAAAAAGAACACTATAAAGCAAAAACCACAGAAAATGAAAGCCTTAAAGATTCTTTATCCAAAACTTCGGCTACGCTAGAAACAGCTCATAGCCAAGTGGAAGAACTAAAAACCCAACTACAAACTCAAACACTCAACCTCACTCAACTACAGGAGAAAAATCAGCATTATTATGCTAAAATAAGTGAACTTTCTGCCAAAAATGAAACCCTAGAACAATCATTAGTCAATCAGAAAAAGGAAATACAAGAGCTACAAGAAGCCACAAAACTTCAGTTTGAAAACATTGCTAATAAAATTTTAGAGGAGAAAACCGAAAAATTCACTTCCCTCAACAAAGAAAATTTAGGACATATATTAAAGCCTTTCCAAGAGAAAATTACGGAACTCAAAAACACCGTACACGAAACCTATGATAAAGAGGCTAAAGAACGCTTTTCTCTAGGAGCAAAGGTAAAAGAATTGGCAGAACTCAACCAACAAATTTCCGAAGACGCCAAAAAACTAACCCGTGCTTTAAAGGGTGAAGCTAAAACACAGGGCAGATGGGGCGAGATGATACTAGAAAGCATCTTAGAGAAATCTGGTTTGGTAAAAAACAGAGAATACTTCCTAGAACACGAGCTTAAAAATGAGGATAACAAAGCTCTTTACTCCGAGTTTTCGGGTAAGAAAATGCGTCCTGACGCTGTGGTAAAATATCCTGACCAGCGTACCGTCATCATAGATTCTAAGGTATCACTTACCGCCTTTACAGATTTAATAGACGAAACCGATGCCGACCTCTACGACATCAACCTCAACAAACACCTTAGTTCGGTTAAAAATCACATTGTAGAATTATCTCATAAAGCCTATGATGATTATGGTAAATCGCTAGATTTTGTCATGATGTTTATCCCTAGCGAACCCGCCTATATTGCCGCTATGCAAGCCGACCCTAACCTTTGGAGCTTTGCTTACGATAGGCGAATATTACTCCTCAACCCAAGCAACCTTATCACCTCACTAAAGCTGATTGCCGACCTTTGGAAACGAGAATATCAAAACCAAAACGCAATGGCTATCGCCGAGAGAGGGGCTAAACTTTATGATAAGTTTGTAGGATTTGTAGAAAATCTAGAGAAAGTAGGCAAAAATATAGACAATGCTAAATCTGCCTATAACGATGCCTTTGGGCAACTTACTTCGGGCAGAGATAACCTTGTGAAACAAACCGAAAAACTAAAAGAGTTAGGCGTAAAAACCAAAAAGACCCTTGCACAAGGTCTAATAGACGACAGCGAAAAAGACTAG
- the pncB gene encoding nicotinate phosphoribosyltransferase, whose translation MPEVRLKSIIDNDFYKITMQNAVVKLFPTARVKYEFINRGKHFFPEGFADELRKAVNSMAELKLTKEEKLYLQETCPYLALPYLDFLEGYHYDPSEVKIVQEGNDIKVSVEGLWYRTILWEVPLLALISELHYRMNKMERDSNETVVQNTVEKSKKLNELGVTFAEFGTRRRHSYKVHQLVMEALMEEKGQFIGTSNVHFAMKYGVKPIGTHAHEWFMFHAAEYGFKMANQLALEHWVDVYRGDLGVALSDTYTTEVFFRQFDKKFAKLFDGVRHDSGDPIEFAKKTIEHYEGFGINPNFKYIIFSDGLNLEKVEEITKATRGTIGISFGIGTNLTNDVGLKPMNIVMKLIGVQAPNGDWIPTVKLSDERGKYTGEPKMIELAKEVLRI comes from the coding sequence ATGCCAGAAGTACGTCTAAAGTCTATCATAGACAACGATTTCTATAAAATAACCATGCAAAACGCCGTAGTGAAATTATTTCCTACCGCCAGAGTAAAATACGAATTTATCAACCGTGGGAAACATTTTTTCCCTGAAGGCTTTGCTGACGAGCTTAGAAAAGCGGTAAATTCTATGGCAGAGCTAAAACTCACCAAAGAAGAAAAACTATACTTACAAGAAACCTGTCCTTACTTAGCCTTACCTTACCTAGACTTTTTAGAAGGCTACCATTACGACCCCTCCGAAGTTAAAATCGTACAAGAAGGCAATGATATTAAAGTAAGTGTAGAAGGGCTTTGGTATCGTACCATATTATGGGAAGTTCCACTTTTGGCACTCATTTCTGAACTCCATTACCGAATGAACAAAATGGAGCGAGATTCCAATGAAACCGTTGTGCAAAATACCGTAGAAAAGTCTAAAAAACTTAACGAACTAGGCGTTACCTTTGCTGAATTTGGAACCAGAAGACGCCACTCTTACAAAGTCCACCAATTAGTAATGGAGGCTCTTATGGAAGAAAAAGGTCAGTTTATCGGAACTTCTAATGTTCATTTTGCTATGAAATATGGTGTAAAACCTATCGGCACCCACGCCCACGAATGGTTTATGTTCCACGCCGCAGAATATGGTTTCAAAATGGCAAACCAACTCGCATTAGAACATTGGGTAGATGTTTATCGTGGTGATTTAGGAGTTGCCCTTTCGGACACTTATACTACAGAAGTTTTCTTCCGCCAATTTGATAAGAAGTTCGCTAAACTTTTTGACGGCGTTCGCCACGACAGCGGAGACCCAATAGAATTTGCAAAAAAAACCATAGAGCATTACGAAGGTTTTGGCATCAATCCTAACTTTAAATACATCATTTTCTCCGATGGTTTAAACCTTGAAAAAGTAGAAGAAATAACCAAAGCAACTCGCGGCACTATAGGCATCTCTTTTGGTATAGGCACCAATCTTACTAATGATGTCGGACTCAAACCAATGAACATCGTGATGAAGCTCATAGGCGTACAAGCCCCTAACGGCGACTGGATTCCTACAGTAAAACTTTCCGATGAAAGAGGCAAATACACAGGAGAGCCTAAAATGATAGAACTCGCAAAAGAAGTACTTAGAATATAA
- a CDS encoding Dps family protein, translating into MKNSKIIGLKESDCQNITEKLNILLANYSIFYQNTRGAHWNIKGADFFTLHPKFEELYDSLVLKIDEIAERILTLGATPNHNYSDYLKVSSIKESKEVTDGNKCVEQILEAFKIVIDLQREILEIAGEAGDEGTNSQMSDYIKEQEKEVWMYNAFLDK; encoded by the coding sequence ATGAAAAATTCTAAAATTATAGGCTTAAAAGAATCTGATTGCCAAAACATCACTGAAAAACTAAATATACTATTAGCTAACTACTCTATTTTTTATCAAAATACGAGAGGAGCTCATTGGAATATCAAAGGAGCTGACTTCTTCACGCTCCATCCTAAATTTGAAGAACTCTACGATTCTTTAGTTCTTAAAATAGACGAAATTGCGGAAAGAATTTTAACACTAGGTGCTACCCCTAACCATAATTATTCGGATTATTTAAAGGTTTCTTCTATAAAGGAAAGCAAAGAAGTAACCGACGGAAACAAATGCGTAGAACAAATTCTAGAAGCCTTCAAGATAGTAATTGACCTACAAAGAGAAATCTTAGAAATTGCAGGAGAGGCGGGTGATGAAGGCACTAATTCTCAAATGAGCGACTACATCAAAGAGCAAGAAAAAGAAGTTTGGATGTATAATGCTTTCTTAGACAAGTAA
- a CDS encoding DUF6175 family protein, translated as MMKKISTLFIFIMLGISTLYSQGAKKPKIMVVPSDALLNQKGLLSGGDDMGEEVFVQNYSKAFLDIELKAMISKFGEMMKERGFETVMLEQELKRNQGKGLSVNYDIKIDLTYKVTSQGPRKKVYAEFSGIDVYSSKQIAASSGESEYAIGESNENLLQEAVLDKIDQFNNQLMTTFNEMAQNGRESRLIIISEGLSLDEEMDGKNILDFVEDWLSARCVRGNFTTDDANESRIEVSQAMMPLFGENGKSLDARNFYRDLEKMLGNIAASKGFKLSRTKSKLGEVEYTIKQN; from the coding sequence ATGATGAAAAAAATAAGTACATTATTTATTTTCATAATGTTGGGAATTAGCACCTTGTATAGTCAAGGTGCTAAAAAGCCCAAAATTATGGTAGTTCCATCAGACGCACTCCTTAACCAAAAAGGTTTATTATCAGGAGGAGACGATATGGGAGAAGAAGTTTTTGTTCAAAACTATAGTAAAGCATTTCTAGATATTGAATTAAAAGCAATGATTTCAAAATTCGGTGAAATGATGAAAGAAAGAGGTTTTGAGACGGTAATGCTTGAACAAGAGTTAAAAAGAAATCAGGGTAAAGGTCTATCAGTAAACTATGATATAAAAATAGATTTAACTTATAAAGTAACATCACAGGGACCGAGGAAAAAAGTTTATGCCGAATTTTCGGGTATAGATGTGTATAGCAGTAAACAAATTGCAGCATCTAGCGGAGAAAGTGAATATGCTATTGGTGAATCTAATGAGAATCTTCTTCAAGAAGCGGTTTTAGATAAGATAGACCAATTTAATAATCAACTGATGACAACCTTTAATGAAATGGCACAAAATGGTAGAGAATCTCGCCTTATCATTATTTCAGAAGGTCTATCATTAGATGAAGAAATGGACGGTAAAAACATTTTAGATTTTGTAGAAGATTGGCTGTCCGCTAGATGTGTAAGAGGGAACTTTACCACAGATGATGCCAACGAAAGTAGGATAGAGGTTTCGCAAGCGATGATGCCTTTGTTTGGAGAGAATGGAAAGTCTTTAGATGCAAGGAACTTTTACAGGGATTTAGAAAAAATGTTAGGAAATATTGCGGCATCTAAAGGGTTTAAACTAAGTAGAACCAAATCAAAATTGGGTGAGGTAGAGTACACAATAAAACAAAATTAG
- the rpsL gene encoding 30S ribosomal protein S12 yields the protein MPTIQQLVRKGRATLAKKSKSAALDSCPQKRGVCTRVYTTTPKKPNSALRKVARVRLSNGKEVNAYIPGEGHNLQEHSIVLVRGGRVKDLPGVRYHIVRGALDTAGVNGRLQRRSKYGAKRPKDAKK from the coding sequence ATGCCTACTATTCAACAATTAGTAAGAAAAGGAAGAGCCACACTTGCCAAGAAGAGCAAATCGGCTGCTTTGGATTCTTGTCCACAAAAGAGAGGTGTATGTACAAGAGTATATACAACTACACCTAAGAAACCTAACTCTGCACTTAGAAAAGTAGCAAGGGTAAGACTTTCTAACGGTAAAGAAGTAAACGCTTATATCCCGGGCGAAGGACACAATCTCCAAGAGCACTCGATAGTATTGGTAAGAGGCGGAAGGGTGAAAGACCTACCGGGAGTTCGTTATCACATTGTTCGTGGTGCTTTAGATACCGCTGGAGTTAACGGAAGACTTCAGAGAAGATCTAAGTACGGTGCTAAGCGTCCTAAAGATGCTAAAAAGTAA
- the rpsG gene encoding 30S ribosomal protein S7 yields MRKTKAKKRPLLPDPKFNDQLVTRFVNNLMLDGKKSIAFRIFYDALDIVEAKKGENEKTSLEIWKDALTNVMPHVEVRSRRVGGANFQIPMPIRADRKISMAMKWLIKYAKARNDKSMAQKLAAEIIAAAKEEGAAFKKKTDTHKMAEANKAFSHFRF; encoded by the coding sequence ATGAGAAAAACAAAAGCGAAAAAAAGACCGTTGTTACCAGATCCAAAATTTAATGATCAGTTGGTAACTAGATTTGTGAATAACCTAATGCTAGACGGTAAGAAGTCTATCGCATTCAGAATTTTCTATGATGCACTAGACATCGTAGAAGCTAAAAAAGGAGAAAACGAAAAAACTTCATTAGAAATTTGGAAAGATGCTCTAACTAATGTAATGCCTCACGTAGAAGTGCGTTCAAGAAGAGTTGGTGGTGCTAACTTCCAAATTCCGATGCCTATTAGAGCAGATAGAAAAATCTCTATGGCAATGAAGTGGCTTATTAAGTACGCTAAAGCGAGAAATGATAAGTCTATGGCTCAGAAATTAGCTGCTGAAATTATTGCTGCTGCTAAGGAGGAAGGTGCTGCCTTCAAAAAGAAAACTGATACTCACAAAATGGCTGAGGCTAACAAAGCATTCTCACACTTTAGATTCTAA
- the fusA gene encoding elongation factor G, translating to MGRDLKYTRNIGIAAHIDAGKTTTTERILFYTGKTHKIGEVHDGASTMDWMEQEAERGITITSAATTCNWVFPRHDGKPTADAKDYHFNIIDTPGHVDFTVEVNRSLRVLDGLVFLFSAVDGVEPQSETNWRLADNYKVARMGFVNKMDRQGADFLNVVNQVKEMLGSNAVPIVLPIGAEEDFKGVVDLIKNRAIIWHEETQGATFDVVPIPDDMKDDVLAYRQNLVEAVAEYDESLLEKFFEDPDSITEEEINEALRKATIDLSIIPMTCGSSFKNKGVQFMLDAVCRYLPSPLDKDDINGTDPNTDAEISRKPDVNEPFSALAFKIATDPFVGRLAFFRAYSGRLDAGSYVLNTRSGNKERISRIYQMHANKQNPVEYIEAGDIGAAVGFKDIKTGDTLSDEKNPIVLESMIFPDPVIGIAVEPKTKADQDKLGNALAKLAEEDPTFQVKTDEASGQTIISGMGELHLDIIVDRLKREFKVEVNQGQPQVEYKEALTATANHREVYKKQSGGRGKFADIVFEIGPADEGKTGLEFINEIKGGNIPKEFIPSVEKGFKEAMRNGPLAGFEVEAMKITLKDGSFHAVDSDQLSFELAAKLGFKAAGKAAKAVIMEPIMKLEVVTPEEYMGDIVGDLNRRRGTINGMDDRNNAKVIKAFVPLSEMFGYVTSLRTLSSGRATSSMEFEKYEPAPQNVADEVIEKAKG from the coding sequence ATGGGAAGAGATCTTAAATACACTAGAAATATTGGTATTGCAGCTCACATTGATGCTGGTAAAACCACTACTACTGAAAGAATTCTATTCTATACAGGTAAAACCCACAAAATAGGTGAGGTACACGATGGTGCTTCTACTATGGACTGGATGGAGCAAGAAGCTGAAAGGGGGATTACAATTACTTCTGCAGCTACAACTTGTAACTGGGTATTTCCTAGACATGATGGGAAGCCTACAGCAGACGCTAAAGATTATCACTTTAACATCATCGATACACCGGGACACGTAGACTTTACCGTAGAGGTAAACCGTTCTCTTAGAGTATTAGATGGTTTAGTATTCTTATTCTCTGCAGTAGACGGAGTAGAGCCTCAGTCTGAAACAAACTGGAGACTAGCAGATAACTACAAAGTGGCTAGAATGGGGTTTGTAAACAAAATGGATAGACAGGGTGCAGACTTTCTTAATGTAGTAAACCAAGTTAAGGAAATGTTAGGTTCTAACGCAGTTCCTATCGTACTTCCTATTGGTGCAGAAGAAGACTTTAAAGGAGTGGTAGACCTTATTAAGAATAGAGCTATCATTTGGCATGAGGAAACTCAAGGAGCTACTTTTGATGTAGTGCCTATTCCTGATGATATGAAGGATGATGTATTAGCTTACAGACAAAACTTAGTAGAAGCTGTAGCTGAGTACGATGAGTCTTTATTAGAGAAGTTCTTTGAAGATCCAGATTCTATTACAGAAGAAGAAATTAACGAAGCACTTAGAAAAGCTACTATCGATTTATCTATTATCCCAATGACTTGTGGTTCTTCATTTAAGAACAAAGGGGTGCAGTTTATGCTAGATGCGGTTTGTAGATACTTACCTTCTCCATTAGACAAAGATGATATCAACGGTACAGATCCTAATACAGATGCTGAAATCAGTAGAAAACCAGATGTAAACGAGCCTTTCTCTGCATTAGCATTTAAAATTGCTACAGACCCATTCGTGGGAAGATTAGCATTCTTTAGAGCTTATTCAGGAAGACTAGATGCTGGTTCTTATGTACTTAATACAAGATCTGGAAACAAAGAAAGAATTTCTAGAATTTACCAAATGCACGCTAATAAGCAAAATCCTGTAGAGTATATCGAAGCGGGAGATATTGGTGCAGCGGTAGGTTTCAAAGATATTAAAACTGGGGATACACTTTCTGATGAGAAGAACCCTATCGTTTTAGAATCTATGATTTTCCCAGATCCAGTAATCGGTATTGCAGTAGAACCTAAAACTAAAGCAGACCAAGATAAATTGGGTAATGCTCTTGCTAAATTAGCAGAAGAAGACCCAACTTTCCAAGTGAAAACTGATGAGGCTTCTGGACAAACTATTATCTCTGGTATGGGTGAACTTCATTTAGATATCATTGTAGATCGTTTGAAGAGAGAATTCAAAGTAGAGGTTAACCAGGGTCAGCCGCAAGTAGAGTACAAAGAAGCTCTTACTGCTACTGCTAACCATAGAGAAGTTTATAAGAAACAATCTGGTGGTAGAGGTAAGTTTGCGGATATCGTATTCGAAATCGGTCCAGCTGATGAAGGTAAGACAGGTCTTGAATTCATTAACGAAATTAAAGGTGGTAATATTCCTAAAGAATTTATCCCTTCTGTAGAAAAAGGATTCAAGGAAGCTATGAGGAATGGTCCTTTAGCAGGATTCGAAGTTGAAGCAATGAAGATTACCCTTAAAGATGGATCTTTCCACGCGGTAGACTCTGACCAACTTTCTTTCGAATTAGCAGCTAAGTTAGGTTTCAAAGCGGCTGGTAAAGCAGCGAAGGCTGTAATTATGGAGCCTATTATGAAGCTTGAAGTAGTTACTCCGGAAGAATATATGGGGGATATCGTAGGGGACCTTAACAGAAGAAGAGGTACTATTAACGGTATGGACGATAGAAACAACGCTAAGGTTATCAAGGCATTTGTTCCTCTTTCTGAAATGTTCGGGTATGTAACATCTCTTAGAACGCTTTCTTCTGGTAGAGCAACATCTTCTATGGAGTTTGAAAAGTACGAACCAGCTCCTCAGAACGTGGCTGACGAAGTAATAGAAAAAGCAAAAGGTTAA